A stretch of Ferribacterium limneticum DNA encodes these proteins:
- a CDS encoding DUF808 domain-containing protein, translating to MAGASLLALLDDIATILDDVAVMTKVAAKKTAGVLGDDLALNAQQVSGVRAEREIPVVWAVAVGSLKNKAILVPAALAISAFIPWAVTPLLMIGGLYLCFEGVEKLAHKWLHSADEDAAHHAEEVAAVADESVDLVAFEAEKIKGAIRTDFVLSAEIIVIALGTVADKPFVSQITVLVGIALLMTVGVYGFVAGIVKMDDLGYYLLKKGSGAMRGVGKLLLLAAPKLMKALTVIGTAAMFLVGGGILVHGIGPVHHWIEHVGGLAGALGGIVTMGLDGLVGIIGGALALVAVTAFGKLAGAAKGAKA from the coding sequence ATGGCCGGTGCCAGCCTGCTCGCCCTGCTTGACGATATTGCGACGATTCTCGACGACGTGGCGGTGATGACCAAGGTCGCCGCCAAGAAAACCGCCGGGGTGCTGGGCGACGATCTGGCGCTCAATGCGCAGCAGGTTTCGGGCGTGCGGGCCGAGCGGGAAATACCCGTGGTCTGGGCGGTGGCCGTTGGGTCATTGAAAAACAAGGCCATCCTGGTCCCGGCGGCCCTGGCGATCAGTGCCTTCATTCCATGGGCAGTGACGCCGCTGCTGATGATCGGCGGCCTCTACCTGTGTTTTGAAGGTGTCGAGAAGCTGGCGCACAAATGGCTGCACAGCGCCGACGAAGATGCCGCGCACCATGCCGAGGAAGTGGCGGCGGTGGCTGACGAATCAGTCGATCTCGTCGCTTTCGAGGCGGAGAAGATCAAGGGCGCGATTCGTACCGACTTCGTGCTGTCGGCTGAAATCATCGTCATTGCGCTCGGCACGGTGGCCGACAAGCCTTTCGTGTCGCAGATCACGGTGCTGGTTGGCATCGCGTTGCTGATGACGGTCGGTGTTTATGGCTTCGTGGCCGGCATCGTCAAGATGGACGATCTTGGTTATTACCTGCTCAAGAAAGGCAGCGGTGCCATGCGGGGTGTCGGCAAACTGCTGTTGCTCGCTGCGCCGAAACTGATGAAAGCTTTAACGGTGATCGGCACGGCGGCCATGTTTCTGGTGGGCGGCGGCATTCTGGTCCATGGCATCGGGCCGGTGCATCACTGGATCGAGCATGTTGGCGGGCTGGCCGGAGCGCTCGGCGGTATCGTCACGATGGGCCTGGATGGCCTGGTCGGCATCATCGGCGGGGCGCTGGCCCTGGTCGCGGTGACCGCTTTCGGCAAGCTGGCTGGAGCGGCTAAAGGAGCAAAGGCATGA
- a CDS encoding RtcB family protein, translating to MPIRQTLKTSNVPVRIWTDDVDDNSRQQLANIASLPFIHHHVAAMPDVHLGIGATIGSVIATHKAIVPAAVGVDIGCGMVACRLSIGANALDEKALKRIFEQVSADVPVGRAQHEDGRALILAARPFEPRLELMTQKHPQLLKSFGKFSKWVNQMGTLGGGNHFIEVCLDESDQVWVMLHSGSRGIGNALASYFIELARCDMERQQIHLPDRDLGYFKEGSVHFDDYVEAVHWAQEYAFANRECMMNLVLAALRRHLPAFSVTSEVVNCHHNYVAREHHYGADVWVTRKGAIRARAGDLGIIPGSMGARSYIVRGMGNPESFDSSAHGAGRRMSRNAATRAFTEADLRRQTEGVVCRKDKGVIDEIPGAYKDIDTVMDNQRDLTEVLHTLKQVVCVKG from the coding sequence GTGCCCATCCGCCAAACCCTCAAGACTTCCAATGTGCCGGTCAGGATCTGGACCGATGATGTCGATGACAACTCGCGTCAGCAGCTGGCCAACATCGCCAGCCTGCCGTTCATCCACCACCATGTCGCGGCGATGCCCGATGTGCATCTGGGTATTGGCGCCACCATCGGTTCGGTGATTGCAACGCACAAAGCCATCGTGCCGGCGGCCGTGGGGGTCGATATCGGCTGCGGCATGGTGGCCTGCCGGCTTTCTATCGGCGCCAATGCGCTGGATGAGAAGGCGCTCAAGAGGATTTTCGAACAGGTCAGTGCCGATGTGCCGGTCGGCCGGGCTCAGCACGAGGATGGCCGGGCCTTGATCCTGGCGGCGCGCCCCTTCGAGCCCCGTCTGGAACTGATGACGCAGAAGCACCCGCAACTGCTGAAAAGCTTCGGCAAATTCTCGAAATGGGTCAATCAAATGGGTACGCTCGGCGGTGGCAACCACTTCATCGAGGTCTGTCTCGACGAGTCCGATCAGGTCTGGGTGATGCTGCACTCAGGCAGCCGCGGCATCGGCAATGCGCTGGCCAGCTATTTCATTGAACTGGCCCGGTGCGACATGGAGCGCCAGCAGATCCATTTGCCGGATCGTGACCTCGGCTATTTCAAGGAAGGAAGCGTGCATTTCGACGATTACGTCGAGGCGGTGCATTGGGCGCAGGAATACGCCTTTGCCAACCGCGAATGCATGATGAATCTGGTGCTGGCCGCGCTGCGTCGCCACCTGCCGGCCTTTTCGGTGACCAGCGAGGTGGTCAATTGCCACCACAATTATGTCGCCCGGGAGCACCACTACGGCGCCGATGTCTGGGTCACCCGCAAAGGCGCCATCCGCGCCCGGGCTGGCGATCTTGGCATCATCCCCGGTAGCATGGGGGCGCGCAGCTACATCGTTCGTGGCATGGGCAATCCGGAAAGCTTCGATTCAAGCGCCCACGGGGCCGGTCGGCGGATGAGCCGCAACGCCGCCACTCGCGCCTTTACCGAGGCCGATCTGCGCAGGCAGACCGAAGGCGTCGTTTGCCGTAAGGACAAGGGGGTCATCGACGAGATTCCGGGAGCCTACAAGGACATCGATACGGTGATGGACAACCAGCGTGATCTGACCGAAGTGCTGCACACCCTGAAGCAGGTGGTGTGCGTCAAGGGCTAG
- a CDS encoding acyl-CoA thioesterase, whose product MPRIKIELPERFSFSTEVPIYIGHINYGHHLDNAQLISLVSEARVRFFKSMGYSELDVEGVGIVVADVAAQYRSEAFHGETMVIEMAADDFNKYGCDLVWRLSDKATGREVARGKHGIIFFDYAARKATSVPPAFIAKVGAA is encoded by the coding sequence ATGCCCCGCATCAAGATTGAACTGCCCGAACGCTTCAGTTTTTCGACCGAAGTACCGATCTATATCGGCCACATCAACTACGGCCACCATCTCGACAACGCCCAGCTGATCTCGCTGGTTTCCGAGGCTCGGGTACGCTTTTTCAAGTCGATGGGCTACAGCGAACTGGATGTCGAAGGCGTCGGCATCGTGGTCGCCGATGTCGCCGCGCAATATCGCTCGGAAGCCTTCCACGGGGAGACGATGGTCATCGAAATGGCCGCCGACGACTTCAATAAATACGGTTGCGACCTGGTCTGGCGCCTGAGCGACAAGGCGACCGGCCGCGAGGTGGCGCGCGGCAAGCACGGCATCATCTTCTTCGACTACGCCGCTCGCAAGGCGACCTCGGTACCGCCGGCCTTCATCGCCAAGGTGGGCGCGGCGTGA
- a CDS encoding Spy/CpxP family protein refolding chaperone encodes MLKSKKLRIAALVIGATAAVLSAPSFAQRGGCMGDGPMGGRYAEGRYADRMKMHQQRLHDALKLTPQQEGAWSKFQESHPFAGSAKRPDPVDMAKLTAPERAEKMLERQKQHQEAMSQHVTAMKDFYAQLTPEQKKTFDEQTQMGKRGQRGGMRGPGPQGPVNPPPAN; translated from the coding sequence ATGTTGAAGAGCAAGAAACTGCGTATCGCCGCCCTGGTTATCGGTGCTACTGCTGCCGTCCTCTCCGCCCCAAGCTTCGCCCAGCGCGGCGGCTGCATGGGTGATGGTCCGATGGGCGGCCGTTATGCCGAAGGCCGCTACGCCGACCGCATGAAGATGCACCAGCAACGCCTGCACGATGCGCTGAAGCTGACGCCGCAACAGGAAGGCGCCTGGAGCAAGTTCCAGGAATCGCACCCGTTTGCCGGCAGCGCCAAGCGCCCCGACCCGGTCGACATGGCCAAGCTGACGGCACCGGAGCGCGCCGAGAAGATGCTGGAACGGCAAAAGCAGCATCAGGAAGCGATGAGCCAGCACGTCACCGCGATGAAGGATTTCTATGCCCAGCTGACGCCTGAGCAGAAAAAGACCTTTGACGAGCAGACGCAGATGGGCAAGCGCGGCCAGCGTGGCGGTATGCGCGGCCCAGGCCCGCAAGGCCCGGTCAACCCGCCGCCGGCCAACTGA
- a CDS encoding zinc ribbon domain-containing protein produces MSKALRWSEKWFRFGLWIVAFVFASFLIGLGGTIVQNLPKVEHRVTLEDFIDKPAAQTLRAEVKAMQEKRQAAQDAHDQAQLKLNGARANSAAARDTFNNWLATRHATKQPDQDAELIARTQALDELKILERKALADVERQQQGLLDARQAEERAQRDMRELERDASGKLAVAYRDQELRVFAYRLALTLPLLGIAGWLFAKKRQSTWWPFVWGFIYFALFAFFVELVPYLPSYGGYVRYVVGIVITVLVGRYAIVALNRYLEKQKLAEAMPDVERRKELSYDTALARLAKKVCPGCERPVDLTNTAIDYCPHCGICLFDHCGACKERKSAFARFCHACGAAAGQGNQG; encoded by the coding sequence ATGAGCAAGGCACTGCGCTGGTCGGAAAAATGGTTCCGCTTCGGTCTGTGGATCGTGGCCTTCGTTTTTGCCAGCTTCCTGATCGGGCTGGGCGGGACGATTGTCCAGAATCTGCCCAAGGTCGAGCACCGGGTCACGCTCGAAGATTTCATCGACAAGCCGGCGGCACAGACCTTGCGGGCCGAAGTGAAGGCGATGCAGGAAAAGCGGCAGGCGGCGCAGGATGCCCACGATCAGGCCCAGCTCAAGCTCAACGGCGCCCGGGCCAATTCAGCGGCAGCGCGTGACACCTTCAACAACTGGCTGGCGACGCGCCACGCCACCAAACAGCCGGACCAGGATGCGGAGCTGATTGCCCGGACGCAGGCGCTTGATGAGCTGAAGATACTCGAACGCAAGGCGCTGGCCGATGTTGAGCGCCAGCAGCAGGGTCTGCTCGATGCGCGACAGGCCGAGGAGCGGGCGCAGCGCGACATGCGCGAACTGGAGCGGGATGCCTCCGGCAAGCTCGCCGTCGCCTATCGCGATCAGGAATTGCGTGTTTTCGCCTATCGATTGGCGCTGACCCTGCCGCTACTCGGCATTGCCGGCTGGCTGTTCGCCAAAAAACGGCAAAGCACCTGGTGGCCGTTCGTCTGGGGCTTCATCTACTTTGCGCTGTTTGCCTTCTTTGTCGAGCTCGTGCCCTATTTGCCAAGCTACGGCGGTTATGTGCGCTACGTGGTCGGCATTGTCATTACCGTGCTGGTCGGCCGTTACGCCATCGTGGCGCTCAATCGCTATCTGGAGAAGCAGAAGCTGGCCGAAGCAATGCCAGATGTCGAGCGGCGCAAGGAATTGAGCTACGACACCGCGCTGGCCCGGCTGGCCAAGAAAGTCTGCCCGGGCTGCGAGCGGCCGGTCGATCTGACCAATACGGCCATCGATTACTGCCCGCATTGCGGCATCTGCCTGTTCGACCATTGCGGCGCCTGCAAGGAACGCAAGAGCGCCTTCGCCCGCTTCTGTCATGCTTGCGGAGCGGCGGCTGGGCAGGGGAACCAGGGTTAA
- the parE gene encoding DNA topoisomerase IV subunit B: MTDYSAASIRVLKDLEPVKERPGMYTRTTCPTHIVQEVIDNAADEALAGFAKKISVAIRADGVIEVSDNGRGIPVEIHPEEGRPAVELVFCKLHAGGKFNKKESGNAYRFSGGLHGVGVSVTNALSIRLEVEIKRGGGIHHIAFGAGFVTEPLSRLGDCGQRNTGTTVRISPDPKYFDSPKVNLAQLEHLLRSKAVLMPNVTVELDIEGQDKKVWCYQNGMADYLNEMMVGTPVAPIFVGEKYVETANGFAVGEGATWALAWFEEGGGKPESYVNLIPTLDGGTHEAGLKAGVFEAIKAFADHHAILPAKVKLAQEDVCGKMTYLLSAKVLDPQFQGQTKEKLTSRDAYKLVSQMVRDPFELWLNSHADFGKKIAELAVKAAQNRMKSTQKVEKKKSSGIATLPGKLTDCESDDILRNEIFLVEGDSAGGSAKQGRDKETQAVLPLRGKVLNTWEVERDQLFKNNEVHDISVAVGVDPHGIEQIDSVDVTGLRYGRIIVMSDADVDGSHIQVLLFTLFLKHFPALVERGHIHVAQPPLFRVDVEARGHTRKVYCLDEAEKEQTLTKLRDEGVSENKITVSRFKGLGEMNPDQLWETTLCPDTRRLVPFQASRETIKEMATTFTLLMGKGEASGRRAWMEKDGGLVEADV, from the coding sequence ATGACCGACTACTCCGCCGCCTCAATCCGTGTCCTCAAGGACCTCGAACCCGTCAAGGAACGTCCCGGGATGTACACCAGGACGACCTGCCCGACCCATATCGTGCAGGAAGTCATCGACAATGCCGCCGACGAGGCGCTGGCCGGTTTTGCCAAGAAGATTTCCGTGGCGATTCGCGCCGATGGCGTGATCGAGGTCTCCGACAACGGCCGCGGCATTCCGGTCGAAATTCACCCGGAAGAAGGCCGGCCGGCGGTCGAACTGGTTTTCTGCAAGCTGCACGCTGGCGGCAAGTTCAACAAGAAGGAATCGGGCAACGCCTACCGTTTCTCGGGCGGCCTGCACGGCGTCGGCGTTTCGGTCACTAACGCCCTGTCGATCCGGCTGGAAGTCGAGATCAAGCGCGGTGGCGGCATCCATCACATCGCCTTCGGCGCCGGCTTCGTCACCGAGCCACTGAGCCGTCTCGGCGACTGCGGTCAGCGCAACACCGGCACCACGGTGCGCATCTCGCCCGATCCCAAGTATTTCGACTCGCCCAAGGTCAACCTCGCCCAACTGGAGCACCTGCTGCGCTCCAAGGCCGTGCTGATGCCCAATGTCACGGTCGAACTGGACATCGAAGGCCAGGACAAGAAGGTCTGGTGCTACCAGAACGGCATGGCGGACTACCTCAACGAAATGATGGTCGGCACGCCGGTGGCACCGATTTTCGTTGGTGAAAAATACGTTGAAACCGCCAATGGCTTTGCCGTCGGCGAAGGGGCGACCTGGGCGCTGGCCTGGTTCGAGGAAGGCGGCGGCAAGCCGGAAAGCTACGTCAACCTGATCCCGACGCTGGACGGCGGCACCCATGAAGCCGGCCTGAAGGCGGGCGTCTTCGAGGCGATCAAGGCCTTCGCCGACCACCACGCCATCCTGCCGGCCAAGGTCAAACTGGCGCAGGAAGACGTCTGCGGCAAGATGACCTATTTGCTTTCGGCCAAGGTACTCGACCCGCAATTCCAGGGCCAGACCAAGGAGAAACTGACCAGCCGCGACGCCTACAAGCTCGTTTCGCAGATGGTGCGCGACCCCTTCGAGCTGTGGCTCAACAGCCACGCCGATTTCGGCAAGAAGATTGCCGAACTGGCCGTCAAGGCAGCGCAGAATCGGATGAAATCGACCCAGAAGGTCGAAAAGAAGAAGTCGTCGGGCATCGCCACCCTGCCCGGCAAGCTGACCGATTGCGAATCCGACGATATCCTGCGCAACGAAATCTTCCTGGTCGAGGGTGACTCGGCCGGCGGCTCGGCCAAGCAGGGCCGTGACAAGGAAACCCAGGCCGTGCTGCCCCTGCGCGGCAAGGTGCTGAACACCTGGGAAGTCGAGCGCGACCAGTTGTTCAAGAACAATGAAGTACACGACATTTCGGTGGCCGTCGGCGTTGATCCGCACGGTATCGAACAGATCGACAGCGTCGATGTCACCGGCCTGCGCTACGGCCGCATCATCGTCATGTCCGACGCGGACGTCGACGGCTCGCACATTCAGGTGCTGCTGTTCACGCTCTTCCTCAAGCACTTCCCGGCCCTGGTCGAACGCGGCCACATCCACGTCGCCCAGCCGCCGCTCTTCCGGGTCGATGTCGAAGCCCGTGGCCATACCCGCAAGGTCTATTGCCTGGACGAGGCCGAGAAAGAACAGACGCTGACCAAGCTGCGCGACGAAGGCGTCTCGGAAAACAAGATCACCGTCTCCCGCTTCAAGGGCCTCGGTGAAATGAACCCGGATCAGCTGTGGGAAACCACGCTCTGCCCGGATACCCGTCGTCTGGTGCCCTTCCAGGCCAGCCGCGAAACGATCAAGGAAATGGCCACCACCTTCACGCTGCTGATGGGCAAAGGCGAAGCCTCCGGACGGCGGGCCTGGATGGAGAAGGACGGCGGGCTGGTTGAGGCGGACGTCTGA
- a CDS encoding Spy/CpxP family protein refolding chaperone gives MKTQATTLLIFSLLAITACAPMDGRNGPDGGQPRHGQMEGGGGATVVDNLQTQLQKTAEALNLTPPQAVLWDAYQEKVGALMADQMKMPPYAASRQNALRQISQKVETVRNRLTAMEEIQEAASKLYGSLDEKQKAIADQTLPQTVPALYSGLGSGSGGKSGGERNSERPSGRGGPGGGGGMGGSGGGMGGGFGRM, from the coding sequence ATGAAAACCCAAGCCACCACCCTGCTCATTTTCTCATTGCTGGCCATCACGGCCTGCGCGCCGATGGATGGACGCAACGGCCCGGATGGCGGCCAGCCACGGCACGGCCAAATGGAAGGCGGCGGTGGCGCAACGGTCGTCGACAACCTGCAGACCCAATTGCAGAAAACGGCCGAAGCCCTGAATCTGACGCCGCCTCAGGCCGTGCTGTGGGATGCCTACCAGGAAAAAGTCGGCGCCCTGATGGCCGACCAGATGAAAATGCCGCCATATGCTGCAAGCCGCCAGAATGCCCTGCGGCAGATCAGCCAGAAGGTCGAGACCGTTCGCAACCGCCTGACGGCCATGGAGGAAATCCAGGAAGCGGCTAGCAAGCTCTATGGCTCACTCGACGAAAAGCAGAAAGCCATCGCCGACCAAACCCTGCCGCAGACCGTTCCGGCGCTCTACTCCGGGCTGGGCAGTGGCTCAGGCGGCAAATCCGGCGGAGAGCGCAACAGCGAACGCCCAAGCGGCCGCGGTGGCCCCGGCGGCGGTGGCGGAATGGGTGGCTCCGGCGGCGGAATGGGCGGGGGATTTGGTCGGATGTAG
- a CDS encoding YajD family HNH nuclease, giving the protein MKAIDHGKLDKLVLDARKAADQRAEGYRERTLKIYPWICGRCAREFTQANLRELTVHHRDHNHDNNPNDGSNWELLCLYCHDNEHQKQIEADRGYTDSSKRGGGATHNPFAALQGLLKKD; this is encoded by the coding sequence ATGAAAGCAATTGACCACGGCAAACTCGACAAACTCGTCCTCGACGCCCGCAAGGCCGCCGATCAGCGCGCCGAGGGCTACCGGGAACGCACCCTGAAAATCTACCCGTGGATCTGCGGCCGCTGCGCCCGGGAATTCACCCAGGCCAACCTGCGCGAATTGACCGTGCATCATCGCGATCACAACCACGACAACAACCCGAACGACGGTAGCAACTGGGAGTTGCTCTGCCTCTACTGCCACGATAACGAGCACCAGAAGCAGATCGAGGCCGACCGCGGCTATACCGATAGCAGCAAGCGTGGCGGCGGCGCGACGCACAACCCGTTTGCCGCGCTGCAAGGGCTGCTCAAGAAGGATTGA
- a CDS encoding secondary thiamine-phosphate synthase enzyme YjbQ, with protein MAEQLRLVISTRGRGSVEITDEIAAVVRQAKVDAGIAHIFVRHTSCGLAITENADASVRRDLEMLMQRWAPDGDPAYRHDMEGDDDMAAHARSLLTGVSLTVPFANGRLLLGTWQGIYLFEHRTQSHQREIVVTLLG; from the coding sequence ATGGCCGAACAACTACGCCTCGTCATCAGCACCCGCGGCCGGGGTTCGGTCGAAATTACCGATGAGATTGCTGCCGTGGTGCGCCAGGCCAAGGTCGATGCCGGCATTGCCCATATTTTCGTGCGCCACACCAGTTGCGGGCTGGCCATTACTGAAAACGCCGATGCCAGCGTTCGCCGCGATCTCGAAATGCTGATGCAACGCTGGGCACCGGATGGCGACCCGGCCTATCGCCACGACATGGAAGGCGACGACGACATGGCCGCCCACGCCCGTTCGCTGCTGACCGGTGTTTCGTTGACCGTGCCCTTCGCCAATGGCCGCCTGCTGCTCGGCACCTGGCAGGGGATTTACCTGTTCGAACACCGTACGCAGAGCCACCAGCGGGAAATCGTCGTTACCCTGCTCGGCTGA
- a CDS encoding AAA family ATPase: MINHVDIANFGSFQGLEWKKTVRDNGKNVKLFQRLNILYGRNYSGKTTLSRIFRSLETGKLPLNYVGSSFTVTGDKGAVTHAGLQTHNYDVRVYNRDFVTDNLSFLVNQENAGVIKTFAIVGEQNKEIDDAIAAIEVKLGSVEGKAGLRFDLEAKRKEGDRTNSAHTSAVGALEGKLRSHAAEKIKKNRQYGTAVYNIDHIKRDIASTKKPGFVALTTEEQASKLNLLKQEALPDITDNLAITLKLEVLQATAEPLLSKAITPTKAIEELLKDSALQLWVKQGMGHHREKRSTCAFCRQDLPHDIWQVLDEHFSKESGDLETALDAAITAVTNEIDTIAGLNTFTGAQFYADERTAFEASSKALSQALAFYKKDLEALNKSLETRKNNLFQPVSLKASSHNAKEIGKHVDDINALIVTSNGKTATLEKDKTAARDALRLADVFAFVDAISYDKELDCIATLKTEADLASTAHTEAEKLIRDAEAEVQALRAKQKDERKGAERVNSLLNNFFGHDGIKLEARDGADKASMKFEITRNGKAAYNLSEGECSLIAFCYFMAKLEDPESKGKDLIIYIDDPISSLDGNHIFFMFSLIESLIAKPTKRPDGSNSYRYKQLFISTHNLDFLKYLKRLSIPTKKIPAGEGKTKNVSDHEHFMIERNGASSNILLMPSYLKDYVTEFHYLFHQIYKCKNQAAAADNHEPFFGFGNNLRKFLEAFLFFKYPHHDDRSDAFERIKKFFGEEEDTAVALVNRLNNEFSHLEAVPDRSFKPVEIPEIAKVANYVLDKIYAADKAQYNALLKSIGEPERVD; this comes from the coding sequence ATGATCAATCATGTAGATATTGCAAACTTTGGTAGCTTCCAAGGTCTGGAATGGAAAAAAACCGTTCGGGACAACGGAAAAAACGTCAAGCTCTTCCAGCGTCTGAACATCCTCTACGGGCGCAACTACTCTGGCAAGACGACGCTCTCTCGCATCTTCCGTTCGTTGGAGACAGGTAAGCTTCCCCTAAACTATGTAGGTTCATCCTTCACCGTGACAGGTGATAAGGGTGCAGTCACTCATGCTGGCCTGCAGACCCACAACTACGACGTTCGGGTCTACAACCGCGACTTCGTGACCGACAACCTGAGTTTCCTTGTCAATCAGGAAAACGCTGGCGTCATCAAGACCTTCGCCATCGTCGGTGAGCAGAACAAGGAAATTGACGACGCCATTGCTGCCATTGAAGTCAAGCTTGGGAGCGTGGAAGGTAAAGCTGGACTACGTTTTGATCTGGAAGCCAAGAGGAAAGAGGGTGATCGCACCAATTCTGCCCACACCTCCGCGGTAGGTGCTCTGGAGGGCAAGCTGCGTTCACATGCTGCGGAGAAAATAAAAAAGAACCGTCAGTACGGCACCGCTGTTTACAACATTGACCACATCAAACGCGATATTGCTTCCACCAAGAAGCCCGGCTTTGTCGCACTGACCACTGAGGAACAGGCAAGTAAACTCAACTTGCTCAAGCAAGAAGCCCTGCCTGACATTACTGACAACCTAGCCATCACCCTTAAGCTGGAGGTTCTGCAGGCAACTGCCGAACCTCTGCTTTCCAAGGCGATAACCCCAACCAAGGCGATTGAGGAACTGCTCAAAGACAGCGCATTGCAACTCTGGGTCAAGCAGGGGATGGGGCACCACCGGGAGAAACGAAGCACCTGTGCTTTCTGCCGACAAGATCTGCCGCACGACATATGGCAGGTGCTCGATGAACACTTCAGCAAAGAATCAGGCGACCTAGAAACAGCCTTAGACGCTGCTATCACGGCAGTTACGAACGAAATAGACACCATTGCAGGACTCAATACCTTCACAGGTGCTCAGTTTTACGCTGATGAACGCACAGCGTTTGAAGCAAGCAGCAAAGCGCTGTCGCAAGCTCTGGCCTTCTACAAAAAGGACTTGGAAGCGCTGAATAAATCGCTTGAGACTCGGAAGAACAACCTGTTCCAGCCTGTGTCGTTGAAGGCTTCTTCGCATAACGCAAAGGAAATTGGGAAGCATGTTGACGATATCAATGCGTTGATCGTCACTAGCAACGGCAAAACTGCCACACTGGAAAAGGACAAGACCGCGGCCAGAGATGCACTTCGCTTGGCTGACGTGTTCGCGTTTGTGGACGCAATCAGCTACGACAAGGAACTTGACTGCATAGCCACCCTGAAGACGGAGGCTGACCTGGCAAGCACGGCCCATACGGAGGCGGAAAAACTGATTCGTGACGCCGAGGCAGAAGTCCAAGCTTTGAGGGCCAAGCAGAAGGACGAGCGAAAGGGTGCCGAACGGGTCAACTCCTTGTTGAACAATTTTTTCGGCCATGACGGTATCAAGCTAGAAGCACGTGACGGTGCTGACAAAGCCTCTATGAAGTTTGAGATCACGCGAAACGGAAAGGCAGCGTACAACCTCAGTGAGGGCGAGTGCAGCCTTATCGCATTCTGCTACTTCATGGCAAAACTTGAAGATCCAGAGAGCAAGGGCAAAGACTTGATCATCTACATTGATGATCCAATCTCAAGCTTGGACGGAAATCACATCTTCTTCATGTTTAGCTTAATTGAGAGCTTGATCGCAAAACCGACTAAGCGGCCAGACGGCTCTAACTCATATCGCTACAAGCAACTCTTCATATCCACACACAACCTGGACTTCCTAAAGTACCTTAAGCGACTGTCCATTCCGACAAAAAAGATTCCGGCTGGAGAAGGTAAAACTAAGAATGTCAGCGATCATGAGCACTTCATGATTGAGCGCAATGGGGCGTCAAGCAACATCCTGCTCATGCCGTCCTATCTCAAAGACTACGTTACGGAATTTCACTATCTCTTCCACCAAATCTACAAGTGCAAAAACCAAGCTGCGGCAGCAGATAACCATGAACCCTTCTTCGGTTTTGGCAACAATCTGCGTAAATTCCTAGAAGCATTCCTGTTCTTCAAGTATCCACATCACGATGATAGGAGTGATGCCTTTGAACGAATCAAGAAATTTTTCGGAGAAGAGGAAGACACAGCCGTTGCACTAGTCAACCGTCTCAACAATGAGTTCTCCCACCTTGAAGCTGTTCCTGATCGGAGTTTCAAGCCAGTTGAAATTCCAGAGATTGCCAAGGTTGCCAACTACGTTCTGGATAAAATTTATGCCGCTGACAAGGCGCAGTACAACGCCTTGCTAAAGAGCATTGGTGAGCCTGAGAGAGTGGATTAA
- the nfsB gene encoding oxygen-insensitive NAD(P)H nitroreductase produces MNIAQIATTRHTCKAFDPARKIPAAVMDDLRTVLRFAPASVNSQPSHFVVAASDEGKAKIVATLAGGFAYNAPKAQNCSHLVVLCARTDLDEAHLAAVLAQEDADGRFATPEAKATQNTSRSFYVGLHRDKQDLDVWIDRQVYIALGTLLQAAGALGVDACPMEGFDVAAVDAALGLREKGLRAVVMVALGYRSEGDFNAKLPKSRLPDTAVFTDI; encoded by the coding sequence ATGAACATCGCCCAGATCGCCACCACCCGCCATACCTGCAAGGCCTTCGACCCTGCCCGCAAGATTCCGGCGGCAGTGATGGATGACCTGCGCACTGTGCTGCGTTTCGCGCCGGCCTCGGTCAATTCCCAGCCGTCGCATTTCGTGGTGGCGGCCAGCGATGAAGGCAAGGCGAAGATCGTCGCTACCCTGGCCGGTGGTTTTGCCTACAACGCGCCAAAGGCTCAGAACTGCTCGCATCTCGTCGTGCTCTGCGCGCGTACCGACCTGGATGAGGCGCATCTGGCCGCCGTGCTGGCTCAGGAAGATGCCGATGGCCGTTTTGCCACGCCGGAAGCCAAGGCGACCCAGAATACGTCGCGCAGTTTTTATGTCGGCCTGCACCGCGACAAGCAAGATCTCGATGTCTGGATCGACCGTCAGGTCTATATCGCCCTCGGTACGCTGTTGCAGGCGGCCGGCGCGCTTGGCGTCGATGCCTGCCCGATGGAAGGTTTCGATGTCGCGGCCGTCGATGCCGCGCTTGGCCTCCGTGAAAAGGGCCTGCGTGCCGTGGTGATGGTGGCGCTTGGTTATCGCAGCGAAGGCGATTTCAACGCCAAACTGCCCAAGTCGCGCCTGCCGGATACGGCTGTTTTCACGGATATCTGA